A single genomic interval of Penaeus chinensis breed Huanghai No. 1 chromosome 23, ASM1920278v2, whole genome shotgun sequence harbors:
- the LOC125037511 gene encoding uncharacterized protein LOC125037511 gives MSPSCRVPGKKMIENIFESHLGKKTRISKDVLPLLHLQFILFLKELASISDLEAFKQRKRVLSGEEIDMCAPSLLKKYCDAKRTRPAPRPRSSRESTDSESTDSL, from the exons ATGTCTCCTTCGTGCAGAGTGCCCGGCAAGAAAATGATTGAGAACATTTTTGAAAGTCATCTCGGGAAGAAAACACGAATTTCGAAAGACGTTTTGCCTCTTCTCCACCTGcagtttattttgtttcttaagGAATTGGCTTCCATTTCTGACTTGGAGGCTTTCAA GCAGCGAAAGCGCGTTTTATCCGGAGAAGAGATCGACATGTGTGCGCCTTCGTTGCTGAAGAAGTACTGCGACGCGAAGAGGACGAGGCCGGCGCCACGACCCAGGTCCTCTCGGGAAAGCACCGATAGTGAATCCACTGATAGTTTGTAG